The DNA sequence ctctgtgtcaacatgcagagaggacagataagcttgtgtttacgcgctcagacgcttttggaactgaaatttggcaccgaaagataaagaatttttcgatactcataggattggagtagtagttttttcgataccataaaagtatcgccgttcggtacccagccctagtttgcacacatgacaggtgtcaacaaagacagatgtaaGCGGACGAGTGAGGAGACtagagactttttgaatttaatttacgagcaaaatataacggctattttagatagcaaaaatctaagaaataccatcatttatcaggaactcgcgaaggaaatgatcaacaaaggttacgacaagccgtgggacgtcctCCGGAGAAAATGGAAGGCGCTCAAACAGCGATACGTCtcaaaaaaagagagttgtctcgcagcggtgctggagggaaaataaaaaggcaagttccacctttttgatgagctggatcagatcctcggccaaaggcccatcggagcttccttggcttctaatattaacaacaacaacaacaacaactacttttgtCTAGCAAGTGCCAAAATGAAtcgaaacaccttaaaatgtctcaaataaattcgatataccaatttaatcgcaaaacagcatgtgatgtcattacgcacaggtttttattcgctttaaagctgttggatggaaacacactttcaccagctttatattcaggagttttttttacctaacttcagataattcaattgacaagtggatggaaacttagctattGTTTTTCTACAGACAttagaaaacatctttgtttgctACACATCCCTGCAAAAATCAAAccataataaaaatgtttttcaatgaaaatgaacaGTAATTTAAAAATTATCATTCCCTCAATATCACAAATCAAACCGCAATTGCAACATCAGTCAAAGTAAACAAttagatatatatttttcttaaattgttcagccctactGATTTAACTAGTAATTTGTGAGGTCTGCTTGTGGTGAATTACACTACCTACATTCATTACATGCATGTTGTGTTCTCCACTTGTGTGTTCCAGTGGAGTCATGCTATAAGCTTTAAAAAAGGTTTCATCTGTTGCCGTAACaccacttaaagtgatggttcggagtaatttcatcCTAGGCTActttgcaccttgacctcgagccaaacaaccccccataagctttttttcccttgttataaCATTGGTTGacttagcgttatcagctggttagcttagcgcaggctctaatggatccacgtttgtatctcgtaaattaccccactaataatgcccggaatgataccaaacttctacagtagtacaaatagctTCTATACttataaaacgaggcattagaAATCGTTACACATTACGTAACTTTGGCGAGCGGGTCGGATCTCCTGGGAGAAGTGATGTAACGCTTTATGACACTACCACTGATCATTTTGTGGAGAAAaatattgtgtgtttttttttttttttctctgatgtCCTCCGACTGCTCTGCCTCCACTCTCTGTGATTTACAGAGTTTTGTGATGGACAGAAAGCTTTACTTGTTGGTTAAGAAAGGCTAAACGCAAACGGCTGGTGGAGATGTGCAAGAACTGGAGCTGGACAAGGGGGCGACGGGTGCAGCCGCCGCTCCAAACATCACGGCAGAGTCTAGAAGTCCAAGAGGACACGGAGGAAGCTACGTTTGACAACTTGGACTGGCTTTTGGCTCTGCTAGATTTTTATCATAAGTAATGTAATTATAACAAATGCACGTGTACAGTGGTGTATAAAGAATTACACTCTGAAACTGTTGGGTTGCcaaatcacaaaataaaaaataaaaatactgtgCCGCTTTGACTCTGCTGCAAAAATTGTGCAGCAATCCCAGCAACGGAAGGGATGTCGGTTTTTATTTCAAACACCAGATGGCACCGGCTGTACTCCACTGTTCCACTTAGATAATCTACTATCAGCCACCCTCCAGTAGTTTGCGTTGAAAATCGAAAAAGTGGTGGCGCTGAGGTTGCTAGAACCAGAAAGAGCTAATCTCTTACAAAATCTTAATTGTAAGTTTCGAATTGTGATTTTCCTGAAGACAGTTTGTGTACAGCTAGTGAAATCAGGTTGACATCAGGTAAGTTTGTTGACAGCAGCAGTTACAACATGCAGCAACAACATGGTGAAATGCCAACATTTGATTATCAGCTTATAATGCTGTCTGCTTTTGGACAAAACTAGTGAGATTTACTGCATACTCTCTCAAGTATGGGCGGAGCAGTTATTTATAACCCATCCGACTCACACTATCCTATTAGAAAGCATGCCACTGTGTTTTAGCATAActgtaaaataacaataaaacaacatttttatgtAGAGCTGCTCGATTACGGAAAGAaaacataatcacgattatttaacacgattactcattgacttttagAAAGAtgttgaatatattgaatttaaaaaaacagtgacagctgaacaaaacagtgaaaacaccttgaactgtgaaatgtcGAATCTCGATTCTTTTTCCATCCAGAAGACAAAAAAGGAGTTTACTTGGGAGTTGCAAAATAACCGTTTTTCGCGATTACTCTGGTATTGTGATCGTGAGGACCTGAAATTGTAATTGCGATTAAAATTTTTGCACAGCCCTATATAACTGTCGTTCAGATTTCTTTTAGTCGTTATGGATTCAACATATTACAATGACTGACATGGCATATTTACACAATTCAATGtagaagaaataaaacaaaacacgaCATAACTTTCAGATTAATGTAAAGCATAAACCATTAGATCTTTttcccgataccaattttattaaatctatttaaaaaaagaaagaaattacaaatctttttttttaagcacctGCTGTGACGCACACAGTAGTCAAGTctctcaaaatacaacaaacaggTGAGCCCGGTTTTTCTGGCATGCCTCAATGATGTGTAACAGCCTATAAGCAGCAGTATTAGagcttggtagaagcatgctgcatgcttattggctcactgacgctgatgagatttactccttaggtcaggggtgtcaaactaattccacactggaaaataagaacgacatcaagggccagacatgtttagttcaTTAACAAGCTTTTATTTAggagaaaagtcaaatatctttgacagtattattgcatgttttatAAAGTTTTCtaacttacagtttggtccacattaagtcctaaaaaagtcagcaaaaaagttcctcagacaTCATAGAAAAAAGGTTGAACAAAGcattagagatgttccaataccgataccagtatcggtatcggctcagatactgcctaaaacgctggtatcggtaagtactggagtttatgcaccgatccgataacacgtaataaagccctaaagaaaatctacattaaagtagtttatttacagtgatgaaaataagtatttgaacaccctgctattttgcaagttctaccacttagaaatcatagaggggtctgaaattgtcatcatagataaatgtccactgtgagagacataatctaaaaataaaaatccagaaatcacaatgtatgattttttaactatttatttgtatgatacagctgcaaataagtatttgaacacctgagaaaatcaatgttaatatttggtacagtagcctttgtttgcaagtacagaggtcaaacgtttcctgtagtttttcaccaggtttgcgcacactgcaggagggattttggcccactcctccacacagatcttctctagatcagtcaggtttctgggctgtcactgagaaacacggagtttgagctccctccaaagattctctattgggtttaggtctggagactggctaggccacgccagaaccttgatatgcttcttacagagccactccttggttatcctggctgtgtgctttggTCATTGTCACGTTGGAAGACctagcctcgacccatcttcaatgctctaactgagggaaggaggttgttccccaaaatctcgcaatacatggccccggtcatcctctccttaatacagtgcagtcgccctgtcccatgtgcagaaaaacacccccaaagcatgatgctaccacccccatgcttcacagtagggatggtgttcttgggatggtactcatcattcttcttcctccaaacacggttagtggaattatgaccaaaaagttctattttggtctcatctgaccacatgactttctcccatgactcctctggatcatccaaatggtcattggcaaacttaagacgggccttgacatgtgctggtttaagcaggggaaccttccgtgccatgcatgatttcaaaccatgacgtcttagtgtattaccaacagtaaccttggaaacggtggtcccagctcttttcaggtcattgaccagctcctcccgtgtagttctgggctgatttttcacctttcttaggatgattaagaccccacgaggtgagatcttgcatggagccccagtccgagggagattgacagtcatgtttagcttcttccattttctaatgattgctccaacagtggaccttttttcaacaagctgcttggcaatttccccgtagccctttccagccttgtggaggtgtacaattttgtctctagtgtctttggacagctctttggtcgtggccatgttagtagttggattcttactgattgtatggggtggacaggtgtctttgtGTGCTttggtcagaattctagctgatagacaggtgttcaaatacttatttgcagctgtatcatacaaataaatagttaaaaaaatcatatattgtgatttctggatgttttttttagattatgtccctcacagtggacatgcacctacgatgacaatttcagacccctccatgatttctaagtgggagaacttgcaaaatagcagggtgttcaaatacttattttcctcactgtatgttctttttccgttataattgactgtcaaactggagaaaaaaagaaagttctggggcattcattgtttgtgtttgttcatgtttcacaaagagtttaacctgagccagacaaacaacaaagatagaaatcatatcacatccatacagggatagtagtatacagctgttaaaactggtatcggatcggtactcggtatcggccgatacgcaagttcaggtatcgggaagcaaaaaagtggtatcgggccatctctacaaAGCATGATCAAAAGTGACAAGAACTtcagaaaaagcgacaaaaagttgaaaaagctacaaaaacttgGTGTGCCAAAATTTATTGGGATCCttaattgatatgcgggccggatttggcccgcgggtcTCGAGTGTAACACATGTGCCTTTgatattgaacttttttttcgatacttgatactaaggaggcaattcggtcggtggcTAAAAAGCATCGAAGTTAagtacccagccctattattctcacattaccagaccttcctccacagcactgtggatgGAAGGTCTTGCTAGTCtacacaacattcctggatgggagaaaaaccatCACAATCGTCACGGGTGGCAGACGCTGCaactgtgcctctgcaaaatagtccggggaaggaatttgttttggtggaacatgtgcacgtagggaggcgatctctggaattaaaatggctgttgagtgtgtgatgagaattttacttttaaaacgtTTATTACTTTTAAAAACAGCTTACACCAGAAGGTTATCCTATGTTTTAAATTCATAATAACGCTAAGGGCctataaaataatgtaaatgtgaCCTAGGTACAAGAATAAGTTGAAATAAGTGGCATGGCTGTGTCTATATATTAATGACCAGGATGGTTGGGCTACATAGTTTGGCTGCTCATTCTGCATAAACAGTCACACATGTAATGAACTATGGCTGATGATATTATATGTGATACGACAAGACAGACTAAAGCAAGAAAGCCaccaatttaaataaaatgttaaaagacAACTACTGAATATACATGGCTTTGTGCCTTTGAAGTACAATATGTTTTCTGGGAAGTGAAGCTCAGTTTTCttgtttagtttgtgtgtgGATGAAGTGATTACATCAAGGACAAAATCTGTCCCATGATGAACTATATATCTGAAGATCTTGTTATTTAGAATCAAAGGTTCTACTGGAATGTGCAAACATGTGTGTCCGGTTCAGCAGCTCACATAAATCCTGGAGCAGACAGGATGAGTTTCCCAATAgttataaaagttttttttttaaaacactgtcTCCTCAGAAGGACAAATATGGCCACTGTGAGAATGTTGGGTCtcttaacaaaaaagtactAAGGTCTGTAGCAGCTGCACTACTTTACCAAGACTTACCACAGAGGCATTGAGGCGGCCCATGGAAGGAAACTCTCCTGGCTGACAGACATCTTGGCATGACTCCACTAGGTGCTCAGGGTTAGTGGCCCACTTCACATCAGTCAGGCCTTTGCCCCAGGCTGAGGACGACACGAGCCACAAGAAGGCAAAGGCAGCGGTCAGCACCAAGTCCTGGAGGGGGAGTACACAGTATACACTCAGCATCTTTACATTCACAATCATATCACACAGGTGTTCAAAAGGTTCTTCGTTGCTGTCGCATGTAAACCTAATGAGTGTGCTCTCATTCCAAGAGCAAAATCCAGTTCATAGTTTCTAGAATTTCTCATTTGCTGTggattttgtcattttaaattcaaaaaaaGTAACATGCACAGATGTTTTGGCTGTGTTATATAATGTGCTGTTCTGGCGTCTCCCTCCTGTCTTCATACTTCTATATTGATGCTCAGGATTATTAGAGATCTGGTGCtccttaaaaaagaaaatgttatgaTTGCCTCAAGATAACCTTCTATGCACATGtgcttaaaaataaaactttctgCCCGAGATATAAAGAATGAGATCTCAGTGGAGATATAGTAAAATGAGATTAGGGCCATACCAAAGTCACATGTTTCCAAGTAAAATAGAAGATGATAACTCGGTGTGATAATTATGTAGGGGTTGGATGGGTGTTGGTGACAAAAATAGTAGggctattattattttccacaAGCGAACCACATGCCATCACCAAGCCAACACATTTTCCTGTTACGTCCTTGTCACAGACGCATCAGGACACAGTGGTGTTTACACTACAAAAGATAGAGGTCAAATACTTCCCAACGCCTTGCCAAGTGGTTTGAGTAATCAACTCACAATGCATCTGGGTGGTCGTTTACACCTGTATTTAgcgctgtccacttgtgatccaATCACccaagacacattttaaaaccaagAATGAGGGTCTAAGATGCCTGATAACTATTCACACATACAGGGTCAATGTAGTAGGCTCTCTCTTGCCTCCCATGAGGCTGAAGCTAGCTGGTGTGCTAAATATCACACATCCACCTCGTGGTTCTAAGACAAGGCTACAGAGATGTAAAAAAACCATTCCATCTCCACTCATAGCCCCGGTTGGGGGGTGTGAATGGGGTTAGTAGGTATTAGGAAAGATCGGTAATGACGGGAGGGTGTATACTCACTACAATGGGACCACGGGTGGTCTGGCGGTAGACGTTCTGGTAGCCCAGGTAGAGGATCAATGTGGCGGTGCAATAAAGGAACccaaacacaccaacacacacaaagaactcTGCCGAGGAGGAGAAGTCGCCTTGCAGGTAGTTCGTACGGACATCAGTGCCGTTGCATGTCGGTATGTCATACGGGTGTGCTGGCAACCTAACGGAAGGTAGATAGGGAGACAGCACTTTCAACAGTCGCTCTGATGACTTTTGTTTTACTCTCTTTTGTGTGATTTCAGAGAAAACAAGTCCTCACCTGACTTACTCTTCTATCCAAGGAATGCAAGAAGAGAGAATATAAAAGGGTTAAGCGAGAGTTGTAAGGTTTTACAAAGATTGTATGCacatatgagagagagagagagagagagagagagagagagagagagagagagagagagagagagagagagagagagagagaaccaaaCAAAGCAGTGAATTAGTGGAATTAACATTTTTGTATCGTTTCACAGCGGTTACGTTctaaaatacatataaacacacccACATGGGAAGGTGCCGCATTGCTGGATTTTGGGATGGTTTAGACCTGGTTTTAACATCTGTCTTAAGTGATAGCATGACTTAAGCTctaaatatgtgtatatgtgcttTATGCAAATACACATGTACATAATTTTTGTTTGAATGGCtggttgtgtgagtgtgtatataaaTGTCCGTTGTTACTCCCACATATATCataccagtgtttcctctactATTGTTTTGAGGGGGTAGCCTGCCTCCCCCAAAATGACCCCCCGCCCCACCTGAAAAGGACAAAATTATAAAATTTTGCacacccaaaaaaaagaaaaccgatGCGCAAGATGAAGcggttttcacacatacaggctaTTCACTTCCCTTTCCTCACCTtaaaagttcaattcattttaactTACGGGCTGGCTACATTACACGCGTAATGTATGCGGAACGGACGTTCCAACACTACGCTTTCACTATTATCAATGAAACTAGCTACACCAGGCACAAGAGCAGCGAgtacacccccctccccccatgaaACCGCTTCACAGCCGCTTTCTCTAGAGAAAACAGCACTACAAGATAACATGAGGAAATGACGTATGAGCAGCAATGTCTGCAGTAATATCCCACATATTTCTAAATTTAGGGACGTTTTatgaaaacttaaaaataaggttattgtagggctgtgcaattaatcaaagtTTAATCGtattgagaaaaaaatattatttagcaCCTTATGTTTAGTAAACTATTTTTGTCTTGTTGTGAATGACGCACACTTTCGCCCCTCCAGAAGGCTAAACTTTCTCAGCcaacatttgaatatatttattatatcatttattttaaggGGAATATTTTCAacgggaaaaaaataaataaggtaAATGTCaaagttcaaggtgttttcactgttgatttgttttactgtttttacattttaatgaatgccataaataatatatattaataaatgcATTTCCAACAGTTAATGAGTAATCCTGTTAACCAATCGTGagttcaatattgaccaaaataattgtttatttttttctataatcaagcagccctagGTTATTGTAAACCGGCGGCTACCTTTTCCAGGCAACCACAAGGCGCAGAGCTCCAGACAGCCACGCATAAAGGAGCAGGCAGCACAGCACCAGAACAAAACATTGTAATATTACCACAGTATGATAATACCTAGTGCTGTCAAaccattaaaatatttaaacatgtGCGTCGATAT is a window from the Perca flavescens isolate YP-PL-M2 chromosome 4, PFLA_1.0, whole genome shotgun sequence genome containing:
- the sypl2a gene encoding synaptophysin-like protein 2a produces the protein MDTVQKLVSGFSLDLGPLKEPLGFIRVLEWVFTIFAFATTGGYSGTSHFTVKCPAGTPEESSVEPVFGYPFRLPAHPYDIPTCNGTDVRTNYLQGDFSSSAEFFVCVGVFGFLYCTATLILYLGYQNVYRQTTRGPIVDLVLTAAFAFLWLVSSSAWGKGLTDVKWATNPEHLVESCQDVCQPGEFPSMGRLNASVIFGFLNMILWAGNCWFIYKETPFHKDPNPPATMEEGGPPEP